A window of the Linepithema humile isolate Giens D197 chromosome 4, Lhum_UNIL_v1.0, whole genome shotgun sequence genome harbors these coding sequences:
- the LOC105669270 gene encoding uncharacterized protein isoform X5, with product MWNKTEMTSKLCNIYFMEEEVVPNFWIREPVGTSQWQWPHAPFVAKSIIPRTIPHQNWPIYKCRVLGTFEMTSKFCIIYFMEEETVEVVPDFWIRESGGTFQCQWPNTSFPAKNVVRRTIPHQNWPTYKCRVLGTFDAEISSDFPSKNVKILGKRLHKRNPRYFDDDDSSSSTHDAVNTKKKRKGFLYSSATKPSTYVSDSSSSSNEEKENREPQKSNVQLPKAFEDKYKRVQKAILNEASTKRSVTLSTKLPFSSPQNHRKDDEDNTRLGCSMWDNLQREKRAEPLTTKIKFQSTCIGETDARG from the exons ATGTGGAACAAAACAG AGATGACTTCAAAACTTTGCAACATCTATTTTATGGAAGAAGAAGTTGTACCAAATTTCTGGATTAGGGAACCAGTTGGAACATCTCAATGGCAGTGGCCCCATGCACCATTTGTAGCAAAGAGTATCATTCCAAGAACAATTCCTCATCAAAATTGGCCAATCTACAAGTGCAGAGTTCTCGGCACATTTG AAATGACTTCAAAATTTtgcatcatttattttatggaaGAAGAAACTGTAGAAGTTGTACCGGATTTCTGGATTAGGGAATCAGGTGGAACATTTCAATGTCAGTGGCCCAATACATCTTTTCCAGCAAAGAATGTCGTTCGAAGGACAATTCCTCATCAAAATTGGCCAACCTACAAGTGCAGAGTTCTCGGCACATTTG ATGCAGAAATTTCATCAGATTTCCCGtcgaaaaatgttaaaatacttGGTAAACGATTACATAAACGTAATCCCCGATATTTTGATGACGATGATTCATCGAGCAGTACTCATGATGCAGTAAAcactaaaaagaaaagaaaaggttttttgtATAGTTCGGCTACCAAGCCTTCCACATATGTATCAGATTCAAGCAGTTCATCaaacgaagaaaaagaaaatagagaaCCTCAAAAATCAAATGTTCAATTACCCAAAGCTTtcgaagataaatataaacgaGTTCAGAAGGCAATTCTTAATGAAGCATCGACAAAAAGGAGTGTAACTTTATCTACAAAGTTACCTTTTTCATCACCACAAAATCACCGTAAAGACGATGaag aCAATACTCGTCTAGGATGCAGCATGTGGGATAATCTTCAAAGAGAAAAACGAGCGGAACCGTTGactactaaaataaaatttcagtcAACATGTATCGGTGAAActg ATGCAAGAGGatga
- the LOC105669270 gene encoding uncharacterized protein isoform X4, producing MWNKTEMTSKLCNIYFMEEEVVPNFWIREPVGTSQWQWPHAPFVAKSIIPRTIPHQNWPIYKCRVLGTFEMTSKFCIIYFMEEETVEVVPDFWIRESGGTFQCQWPNTSFPAKNVVRRTIPHQNWPTYKCRVLGTFDAEISSDFPSKNVKILGKRLHKRNPRYFDDDDSSSSTHDAVNTKKKRKGFLYSSATKPSTYVSDSSSSSNEEKENREPQKSNVQLPKAFEDKYKRVQKAILNEASTKRSVTLSTKLPFSSPQNHRKDDEDNTRLGCSMWDNLQREKRAEPLTTKIKFQSTCIGETDTIII from the exons ATGTGGAACAAAACAG AGATGACTTCAAAACTTTGCAACATCTATTTTATGGAAGAAGAAGTTGTACCAAATTTCTGGATTAGGGAACCAGTTGGAACATCTCAATGGCAGTGGCCCCATGCACCATTTGTAGCAAAGAGTATCATTCCAAGAACAATTCCTCATCAAAATTGGCCAATCTACAAGTGCAGAGTTCTCGGCACATTTG AAATGACTTCAAAATTTtgcatcatttattttatggaaGAAGAAACTGTAGAAGTTGTACCGGATTTCTGGATTAGGGAATCAGGTGGAACATTTCAATGTCAGTGGCCCAATACATCTTTTCCAGCAAAGAATGTCGTTCGAAGGACAATTCCTCATCAAAATTGGCCAACCTACAAGTGCAGAGTTCTCGGCACATTTG ATGCAGAAATTTCATCAGATTTCCCGtcgaaaaatgttaaaatacttGGTAAACGATTACATAAACGTAATCCCCGATATTTTGATGACGATGATTCATCGAGCAGTACTCATGATGCAGTAAAcactaaaaagaaaagaaaaggttttttgtATAGTTCGGCTACCAAGCCTTCCACATATGTATCAGATTCAAGCAGTTCATCaaacgaagaaaaagaaaatagagaaCCTCAAAAATCAAATGTTCAATTACCCAAAGCTTtcgaagataaatataaacgaGTTCAGAAGGCAATTCTTAATGAAGCATCGACAAAAAGGAGTGTAACTTTATCTACAAAGTTACCTTTTTCATCACCACAAAATCACCGTAAAGACGATGaag aCAATACTCGTCTAGGATGCAGCATGTGGGATAATCTTCAAAGAGAAAAACGAGCGGAACCGTTGactactaaaataaaatttcagtcAACATGTATCGGTGAAActg atactattattatttga
- the LOC105669270 gene encoding uncharacterized protein isoform X1, giving the protein MWNKTEMTSKLCNIYFMEEEVVPNFWIREPVGTSQWQWPHAPFVAKSIIPRTIPHQNWPIYKCRVLGTFEMTSKFCIIYFMEEETVEVVPDFWIRESGGTFQCQWPNTSFPAKNVVRRTIPHQNWPTYKCRVLGTFDAEISSDFPSKNVKILGKRLHKRNPRYFDDDDSSSSTHDAVNTKKKRKGFLYSSATKPSTYVSDSSSSSNEEKENREPQKSNVQLPKAFEDKYKRVQKAILNEASTKRSVTLSTKLPFSSPQNHRKDDEDNTRLGCSMWDNLQREKRAEPLTTKIKFQSTCIGETGKIFNYFDTINSYIDQTLVKLINDYSVANMTNKTHFTLEKKEKNDYISRNVIGNTES; this is encoded by the exons ATGTGGAACAAAACAG AGATGACTTCAAAACTTTGCAACATCTATTTTATGGAAGAAGAAGTTGTACCAAATTTCTGGATTAGGGAACCAGTTGGAACATCTCAATGGCAGTGGCCCCATGCACCATTTGTAGCAAAGAGTATCATTCCAAGAACAATTCCTCATCAAAATTGGCCAATCTACAAGTGCAGAGTTCTCGGCACATTTG AAATGACTTCAAAATTTtgcatcatttattttatggaaGAAGAAACTGTAGAAGTTGTACCGGATTTCTGGATTAGGGAATCAGGTGGAACATTTCAATGTCAGTGGCCCAATACATCTTTTCCAGCAAAGAATGTCGTTCGAAGGACAATTCCTCATCAAAATTGGCCAACCTACAAGTGCAGAGTTCTCGGCACATTTG ATGCAGAAATTTCATCAGATTTCCCGtcgaaaaatgttaaaatacttGGTAAACGATTACATAAACGTAATCCCCGATATTTTGATGACGATGATTCATCGAGCAGTACTCATGATGCAGTAAAcactaaaaagaaaagaaaaggttttttgtATAGTTCGGCTACCAAGCCTTCCACATATGTATCAGATTCAAGCAGTTCATCaaacgaagaaaaagaaaatagagaaCCTCAAAAATCAAATGTTCAATTACCCAAAGCTTtcgaagataaatataaacgaGTTCAGAAGGCAATTCTTAATGAAGCATCGACAAAAAGGAGTGTAACTTTATCTACAAAGTTACCTTTTTCATCACCACAAAATCACCGTAAAGACGATGaag aCAATACTCGTCTAGGATGCAGCATGTGGGATAATCTTCAAAGAGAAAAACGAGCGGAACCGTTGactactaaaataaaatttcagtcAACATGTATCGGTGAAActggtaaaatatttaattattttgatacaaTAAACAGTTACATCGACCAAACTCTGGTAAAACTAATTAACGATTACAGTGTTGCCAACATGAcaaataaaacacattttacattagaaaaaaaagagaaaaacgatTACATTAGCAGAAATGTTATTGGTAACACTGAAAGTTAA
- the LOC105669270 gene encoding uncharacterized protein isoform X3 has translation MWNKTEMTSKLCNIYFMEEEVVPNFWIREPVGTSQWQWPHAPFVAKSIIPRTIPHQNWPIYKCRVLGTFEETVEVVPDFWIRESGGTFQCQWPNTSFPAKNVVRRTIPHQNWPTYKCRVLGTFDAEISSDFPSKNVKILGKRLHKRNPRYFDDDDSSSSTHDAVNTKKKRKGFLYSSATKPSTYVSDSSSSSNEEKENREPQKSNVQLPKAFEDKYKRVQKAILNEASTKRSVTLSTKLPFSSPQNHRKDDEDNTRLGCSMWDNLQREKRAEPLTTKIKFQSTCIGETGKIFNYFDTINSYIDQTLVKLINDYSVANMTNKTHFTLEKKEKNDYISRNVIGNTES, from the exons ATGTGGAACAAAACAG AGATGACTTCAAAACTTTGCAACATCTATTTTATGGAAGAAGAAGTTGTACCAAATTTCTGGATTAGGGAACCAGTTGGAACATCTCAATGGCAGTGGCCCCATGCACCATTTGTAGCAAAGAGTATCATTCCAAGAACAATTCCTCATCAAAATTGGCCAATCTACAAGTGCAGAGTTCTCGGCACATTTG AAGAAACTGTAGAAGTTGTACCGGATTTCTGGATTAGGGAATCAGGTGGAACATTTCAATGTCAGTGGCCCAATACATCTTTTCCAGCAAAGAATGTCGTTCGAAGGACAATTCCTCATCAAAATTGGCCAACCTACAAGTGCAGAGTTCTCGGCACATTTG ATGCAGAAATTTCATCAGATTTCCCGtcgaaaaatgttaaaatacttGGTAAACGATTACATAAACGTAATCCCCGATATTTTGATGACGATGATTCATCGAGCAGTACTCATGATGCAGTAAAcactaaaaagaaaagaaaaggttttttgtATAGTTCGGCTACCAAGCCTTCCACATATGTATCAGATTCAAGCAGTTCATCaaacgaagaaaaagaaaatagagaaCCTCAAAAATCAAATGTTCAATTACCCAAAGCTTtcgaagataaatataaacgaGTTCAGAAGGCAATTCTTAATGAAGCATCGACAAAAAGGAGTGTAACTTTATCTACAAAGTTACCTTTTTCATCACCACAAAATCACCGTAAAGACGATGaag aCAATACTCGTCTAGGATGCAGCATGTGGGATAATCTTCAAAGAGAAAAACGAGCGGAACCGTTGactactaaaataaaatttcagtcAACATGTATCGGTGAAActggtaaaatatttaattattttgatacaaTAAACAGTTACATCGACCAAACTCTGGTAAAACTAATTAACGATTACAGTGTTGCCAACATGAcaaataaaacacattttacattagaaaaaaaagagaaaaacgatTACATTAGCAGAAATGTTATTGGTAACACTGAAAGTTAA
- the LOC105669270 gene encoding uncharacterized protein isoform X2, with protein sequence MTSKLCNIYFMEEEVVPNFWIREPVGTSQWQWPHAPFVAKSIIPRTIPHQNWPIYKCRVLGTFEMTSKFCIIYFMEEETVEVVPDFWIRESGGTFQCQWPNTSFPAKNVVRRTIPHQNWPTYKCRVLGTFDAEISSDFPSKNVKILGKRLHKRNPRYFDDDDSSSSTHDAVNTKKKRKGFLYSSATKPSTYVSDSSSSSNEEKENREPQKSNVQLPKAFEDKYKRVQKAILNEASTKRSVTLSTKLPFSSPQNHRKDDEDNTRLGCSMWDNLQREKRAEPLTTKIKFQSTCIGETGKIFNYFDTINSYIDQTLVKLINDYSVANMTNKTHFTLEKKEKNDYISRNVIGNTES encoded by the exons ATGACTTCAAAACTTTGCAACATCTATTTTATGGAAGAAGAAGTTGTACCAAATTTCTGGATTAGGGAACCAGTTGGAACATCTCAATGGCAGTGGCCCCATGCACCATTTGTAGCAAAGAGTATCATTCCAAGAACAATTCCTCATCAAAATTGGCCAATCTACAAGTGCAGAGTTCTCGGCACATTTG AAATGACTTCAAAATTTtgcatcatttattttatggaaGAAGAAACTGTAGAAGTTGTACCGGATTTCTGGATTAGGGAATCAGGTGGAACATTTCAATGTCAGTGGCCCAATACATCTTTTCCAGCAAAGAATGTCGTTCGAAGGACAATTCCTCATCAAAATTGGCCAACCTACAAGTGCAGAGTTCTCGGCACATTTG ATGCAGAAATTTCATCAGATTTCCCGtcgaaaaatgttaaaatacttGGTAAACGATTACATAAACGTAATCCCCGATATTTTGATGACGATGATTCATCGAGCAGTACTCATGATGCAGTAAAcactaaaaagaaaagaaaaggttttttgtATAGTTCGGCTACCAAGCCTTCCACATATGTATCAGATTCAAGCAGTTCATCaaacgaagaaaaagaaaatagagaaCCTCAAAAATCAAATGTTCAATTACCCAAAGCTTtcgaagataaatataaacgaGTTCAGAAGGCAATTCTTAATGAAGCATCGACAAAAAGGAGTGTAACTTTATCTACAAAGTTACCTTTTTCATCACCACAAAATCACCGTAAAGACGATGaag aCAATACTCGTCTAGGATGCAGCATGTGGGATAATCTTCAAAGAGAAAAACGAGCGGAACCGTTGactactaaaataaaatttcagtcAACATGTATCGGTGAAActggtaaaatatttaattattttgatacaaTAAACAGTTACATCGACCAAACTCTGGTAAAACTAATTAACGATTACAGTGTTGCCAACATGAcaaataaaacacattttacattagaaaaaaaagagaaaaacgatTACATTAGCAGAAATGTTATTGGTAACACTGAAAGTTAA
- the LOC105669270 gene encoding uncharacterized protein isoform X6: MSFEGQFLIKIGQPTSAEFSAHLMIDTARLNLIDAEISSDFPSKNVKILGKRLHKRNPRYFDDDDSSSSTHDAVNTKKKRKGFLYSSATKPSTYVSDSSSSSNEEKENREPQKSNVQLPKAFEDKYKRVQKAILNEASTKRSVTLSTKLPFSSPQNHRKDDEDNTRLGCSMWDNLQREKRAEPLTTKIKFQSTCIGETGKIFNYFDTINSYIDQTLVKLINDYSVANMTNKTHFTLEKKEKNDYISRNVIGNTES; encoded by the exons ATGTCGTTCGAAGGACAATTCCTCATCAAAATTGGCCAACCTACAAGTGCAGAGTTCTCGGCACATTTG ATGATTGACACAGCTCGTTTGAATTTAATAGATGCAGAAATTTCATCAGATTTCCCGtcgaaaaatgttaaaatacttGGTAAACGATTACATAAACGTAATCCCCGATATTTTGATGACGATGATTCATCGAGCAGTACTCATGATGCAGTAAAcactaaaaagaaaagaaaaggttttttgtATAGTTCGGCTACCAAGCCTTCCACATATGTATCAGATTCAAGCAGTTCATCaaacgaagaaaaagaaaatagagaaCCTCAAAAATCAAATGTTCAATTACCCAAAGCTTtcgaagataaatataaacgaGTTCAGAAGGCAATTCTTAATGAAGCATCGACAAAAAGGAGTGTAACTTTATCTACAAAGTTACCTTTTTCATCACCACAAAATCACCGTAAAGACGATGaag aCAATACTCGTCTAGGATGCAGCATGTGGGATAATCTTCAAAGAGAAAAACGAGCGGAACCGTTGactactaaaataaaatttcagtcAACATGTATCGGTGAAActggtaaaatatttaattattttgatacaaTAAACAGTTACATCGACCAAACTCTGGTAAAACTAATTAACGATTACAGTGTTGCCAACATGAcaaataaaacacattttacattagaaaaaaaagagaaaaacgatTACATTAGCAGAAATGTTATTGGTAACACTGAAAGTTAA
- the LOC136999332 gene encoding uncharacterized protein yields MATLFAQIEACLNSRSLQALSNDPDDVAALTPGHFLIGSAMTAVPEPTLNLPSNRLARWQLLQQIRDHFWDRWSKEYLHALVHRPKWWREAAGFELGRLYLIRNENTPPTRWPLARIVRTHPGEDGRVRVVTIRTAASELIRPITKLILLPSCDATAGDDALEPSREAFLRPSRS; encoded by the coding sequence ATGGCCACGCTGTTTGCCCAAATCGAGGCGTGCCTAAATTCACGGTCACTCCAGGCGCTCTCCAATGATCCTGACGACGTCGCCGCCCTCACACCGGGGCATTTCCTAATCGGATCAGCCATGACCGCTGTACCCGAGCCGACGCTGAACCTGCCAAGTAACAGGCTAGCACGATGGCAGCTGTTGCAACAGATACGGGATCATTTTTGGGATCGGTGGTCCAAGGAGTACCTCCACGCCCTGGTCCATCGGCCAAAGTGGTGGAGAGAAGCGGCCGGCTTCGAGCTCGGACGACTGTACCTCATCCGGAACGAGAACACGCCACCAACAAGATGGCCCCTCGCTCGCATCGTCCGCACTCATCCGGGGGAGGATGGTCGGGTTCGCGTCGTCACAATCCGCACTGCCGCATCCGAGCTTATCCGGCCGATCACCAAACTCATTCTCTTGCCGAGTTGCGATGCCACGGCCGGCGACGATGCGCTAGAGCCGTCTCGCGAGGCGTTCTTGCGTCCATCGCGCTCGTAG
- the LOC105669264 gene encoding uncharacterized protein — protein sequence MEKKACTGSGARYRNYWRERKREKISGREWLSRELNPGLPLPIAAPLPDLSATRRAAVRLLHGVERRFARDSQLRQLYGDFMRQYEELGHMTKVDPADPNAECTSYLPHHGVMRASGASAKIRVVFNGSTTIPSGTSLNQHLLVGQNLLPPLANVLLRWRLHRYVLATDVEKMYRQILVHPEDRDLQRIIWRDDEQGNMGDFRLNTVTYGLACAPFLAMRTLRQLAEDEAGQYPLGASALRCDVYMDDVLSGAATLDEARDLQRQLTGLCTAGGFPLQKWSANKPSLLADVPAEHRMQREQRDWRPHESHSTLGLQWHPSSDEFSFATRRLTVGTITKRSVLSLIAKLFDPLGWLAPTVVIAKIEFQSTWLQGLDWDTPLDEEFSRQWADFQAELPLLEGLRVPRWVTSCDPGARVEIHGFADASERAYAAVVYLRTAIGESWHTSIIAAKSKVAPTKQISLPRLELCAAALLMRLASGLQATLELACQDPSPSVVGFHRRSRLDSKAPVSQTHAARPGPPPSKEPEELLRFSSLQRLLRVTAWHRRWLRSRPTTETITAPKADSNRLGDTLSVAEINAAQTAWILRVQAEKYKAELDIIKQSRILAKSNTLTRLSPFLDPQGILRVGGRIKHAIFAYDERHLIIFPGDSHLTRLIVEASHRSLHDGVQMTLGLVRQRYWVPRGRSLVKQLILRCVTCVRWRAAVPQQLMGDLPRLRVTPARPFLNTGVDYAGPIQLRTSKGRGRQAYKAFIAVFVCLSTRAVHLEVVSDYTADAFLAALRRFVSRRELCRTIHNDCGTNFVGADAQLRALFAASSPERRRIVGQLTADQI from the exons ATGGAGAAGAAAGCATGTACTGGAAGTGGTGCGCGCTATAG gaattattggagagaaaggaagagagaaaaaatatcaggtcgcgagtggctaagccgggaattgaacccgggtcttccgctCCCCATCGCGGCTCCGTTGCCCGATTTGTCGGCCACGCGCCGAGCAGCCGTGCGGCTCCTACATGGCGTGGAGAGGCGGTTTGCCCGAGACTCACAGTTGCGTCAGCTCTACGGCGACTTCATGCGGCAATACGAGGAGCTGGGCCACATGACGAAGGTGGACCCGGCCGATCCCAACGCGGAGTGTACGAGCTACCTCCCGCATCATGGGGTCATGCGCGCGTCTGGCGCCTCCGCCAAAATTCGAGTCGTATTCAACGGCTCAACGACGATCCCCTCCGGTACATCACTAAACCAACATCTACTGGTGGGGCAGAACCTGCTCCCCCCTCTCGCCAATGTGCTGTTGCGGTGGCGACTGCACCGGTACGTCCTTGCCACCGACGTGGAGAAGATGTATCGGCAAATCCTTGTGCATCCCGAGGATCGCGACCTGCAGCGAATAATTTGGCGAGATGACGAGCAAGGCAACATGGGGGACTTCCGATTAAACACTGTGACTTACGGTCTGGCGTGCGCCCCCTTCCTCGCCATGAGGACACTTCGACAGCTCGCTGAGGACGAGGCTGGGCAATATCCCCTGGGAGCGAGCGCCCTTCGGTGCGACGTCTACATGGACGACGTCCTCTCAGGCGCGGCCACCCTCGACGAGGCGCGAGATCTCCAACGCCAATTAACAGGCCTCTGTACGGCGGGCGGGTTCCCCTTGCAAAAGTGGTCGGCAAATAAACCCTCGCTCCTGGCTGACGTTCCTGCCGAACACAGGATGCAGCGTGAGCAGCGCGACTGGCGACCACATGAAAGCCACTCGACTCTCGGCCTGCAATGGCACCCCAGCAGCGATGAGTTTTCTTTCGCTACTCGAAGACTTACAGTTGGCACTATCACAAAAAGGTCAGTCTTGTCACTCATCGCTAAGCTGTTCGATCCACTAGGCTGGTTGGCCCCCACAGTAGTGATAGCCAAGATCGAGTTTCAGTCCACCTGGCTTCAGGGTCTCGACTGGGACACGCCACTCGATGAGGAGTTCTCCCGTCAGTGGGCTGACTTTCAGGCCGAGCTCCCGCTGCTGGAGGGTCTTCGCGTCCCTCGGTGGGTGACCTCTTGCGATCCCGGTGCCCGGGTGGAGATTCATGGTTTCGCGGACGCTTCCGAGCGCGCCTACGCCGCCGTCGTCTACTTACGGACAGCAATCGGTGAGTCTTGGCACACCAGCATCATAGCGGCAAAAAGCAAGGTTGCTCCTACCAAGCAAATCTCGCTACCCCGCCTGGAGCTCTGTGCCGCCGCGTTGCTCATGCGCCTCGCATCCGGCCTCCAAGCTACGCTCGAGCTTGCCTGCCAAGACCCTAGTCCATCTGTGGTCGGATTCCACCGTCGCTCTAGGCTGGATTCGAAAGCACCCGTCTC CCAAACTCACGCGGCTCGACCTGGGCCCCCACCGTCGAAGGAACCGGAGGAGCTGCTGCGTTTTTCCTCCCTCCAACGGTTACTCCGTGTGACCGCTTGGCATCGACGGTGGCTACGGTCGAGACCAACAACCGAGACGATCACGGCACCGAAGGCAGACTCTAATCGACTTGGCGACACCCTGTCAGTAGCCGAGATCAACGCTGCTCAGACGGCCTGGATCCTTCGGGTACAGGCTGAAAAATACAAGGCAGAATTAGACATCATTAAACAAAGTCGTATTCTCGCTAAATCCAATACCTTGACTCGTCTTAGTCCCTTCTTAGATCCGCAGGGCATCCTCCGAGTAGGAGGTCGAATTAAGCACGCTATCTTCGCCTACGATGAGCGGCACCTGATCATTTTCCCTGGTGACTCTCACCTCACCCGGCTGATCGTTGAGGCGTCCCATCGATCGTTGCACGATGGAGTCCAGATGACCTTGGGGCTGGTCCGGCAACGCTACTGGGTCCCTCGCGGGCGATCCCTGGTCAAGCAGCTGATCCTGCGTTGCGTTACTTGCGTGCGATGGCGGGCGGCCGTTCCTCAGCAACTCATGGGCGATCTCCCGAGGCTGCGGGTGACGCCGGCTAGACCTTTCCTCAACACAGGGGTCGACTACGCCGGCCCTATTCAATTGCGGACGAGCAAAGGGCGCGGACGCCAGGCGTACAAGGCGTTTATCGCCGTATTCGTCTGCCTATCCACAAGGGCTGTGCATCTGGAGGTCGTATCGGACTACACTGCCGATGCTTTCCTGGCGGCCCTTCGACGGTTTGTCTCAAGGCGCGAATTGTGCCGCACCATCCATAACGACTGCGGGACAAACTTCGTCGGAGCCGATGCGCAGCTGAGAGCGTTGTTCGCCGCCAGTAGCCCGGAGCGACGACGAATAGTCGGACAGCTGACCGCGGACCAAATTTAG